A region from the Misgurnus anguillicaudatus chromosome 7, ASM2758022v2, whole genome shotgun sequence genome encodes:
- the LOC141349239 gene encoding uncharacterized protein isoform X2, protein MEYSGSAYSDSDVTDYSDVDYIPQISSDESDGSASGQSKAERSSDGSNNKSECSDPRPNKRLRHTKSTLSKRKAEEAGSSSAKCMTAVSSKRMKCQTEETKTSSDKKTLVQSMPSPQKKSRSYNKKQYCLYCSKPYAKMARHLEFVHRNEVEVAKAVAFPKRSKERRVQLNLLRKRGNFAHNTDVVRKGEGEMIACYRPKKCKNPKEFIHCIHCQGLYNKLSLWKHIQNCPLKPKDDDAQGRKRVRSLCALKTPVGLEVSKGFKKVLSLMNYDEVSRVIHSDRCIMQLGEHMFNRMGSDVTKHDYIRQKMREVGRLLLEARRITPLKTMEDFMIPANFKHVISAVKVVSGFDEEKNSYRIPSLALKLGHSLKKIFSIVESNAMMYGDHERAECARDFRKVHQARWNEYISAGAITTLKEAKWNAPQIIPFTQDVKVLHAHLEKKRDKFLNKLKNCPSADSYAALAKVTLSQVILFNRRREGEVSRMLFSAFQSRDSSELHEDIAICLSEFERKLCKHFTRVEIRGKRGRKVPVLLKPSLVSAMELLVETREACGVPNENPFMFARSGAMSAYRGGECISKAARECGIKNPEALSSTRLRKHIATMSKILNLDENEADQLADFLGHDIRIHRQYYRLPEGTLQLAKMSKVLMAMEKGTLSSFKGKRLDDIEIDPNEQLEAEGDTMSSDEEDCSDLPQTTSPVPAETDQPSASQKDQGSSIPPKRKWEEVEVKAVEKHMMKFIKTCKVPGKQDCERCIQAEPEALKERTWTGVKNYVRNRITTLKKQGGL, encoded by the exons ATGGAG tATTCTGGGAGTGCCTACAGTGATTCAGATGTTACGGACTACAGTGATGTTGACTACATACCCCAGATCAGCTCAGATGAATCAGatggaagtgcttctggacaaAGCAAGGCTGAAAGAAGTTCAGATGGATCAAACAATAAGTCTGAATGTAGTGATCCTAGACCCAACAAACGTTTAAGACATACTAAATcaaccctttcaaaaaggaaAGCTGAAGAGGCAGGTAGTtcatctgccaaatgtatgACAGCAGTGTCATCAAAAAGGATGAAATGCCAAACTGAAGAGACCAAAACCTCATCTGACAAAAAGACTTTGGTTCAGTCAATGCCATCACCACAAAAAAAGAGCAGGtcatataacaaaaaacagtatTGCCTTTATTGCTCTAAGCCATATGCAAAAATGGCAAGACACCTTGAGTTTGTACATCGCAATGAAGTAGAGGTTGCAAAGGCTGTAGCTTTCCCAAAACGTTCCAAAGAACGAAGAGTCCAGTTAAACCTTCTTAGAAAAAGGGGCAACTTTGCCCACAACACAGATGTGGTGAGAAAAGGGGAAGGTGAGATGATTGCCTGCTACCgtccaaaaaagtgcaaaaACCCCAAAGAATTTATCCACTGTATTCACTGTCAAGGCCTTTACAACAAGCTCAGCCTATGGAAACACATTCAAAACTGTCCACTTAAACCGAAGGATGATGATGCTCAGGGCAGAAAAAGAGTAAGATCTCTTTGTGCCCTAAAAACACCTGTTGGCTTAGAGGTGAGTAAAGGTTTCAAGAAAGTACTTTCCCTGATGAACTATGACGAAGTTTCACGGGTGATTCATAGTGACAGATGCATCATGCAACTGGGAGAGCACATGTTTAACAGGATGGGATCTGATGTGACCAAACATGACTACATCCGACAGAAAATGAGAGAAGTTGGCAGACTTCTTCTTGAAGCAAGAAGGATAACCCCACTGAAAACAATGGAGGACTTCATGATACCAGCAAACTTCAAACATGTCATATCAGCTGTGAAAGTTGTGTCTGGCTTTGACGAAGAGAAGAACTCTTACCGCATTCCCTCTTTAGCCCTCAAACTTGGACATTCTTTAAAAAAGATCTTTAGCATTGTTGAAAGTAATGCGATGATGTATGGAGACCATGAGCGTGCTGAGTGTGCTCGAGACTTCAGAAAAGTACACCAAGCAAGGTGGAATGAATACATTTCTGCTGGTGCTATAACTACATTGAAGGAAGCCAAGTGGAATGCACCACAGATCATTCCTTTCACTCAGGATGTCAAAGTCCTGCACGCACATCTAGAAAAGAAACGGGATAAATTCCTTAATAAACTTAAAAACTGCCCGTCTGCAGACAGCTATGCTGCTTTGGCCAAAGTCACACTCTCCCAAGTTATCCTGTTCAATAGACGAAGAGAAGGTGAGGTGTCACGGATGCTTTTTTCAGCTTTTCAAAGCCGGGATTCTTCTGAGCTGCATGAAGACATAGCCATCTGTCTTTCTGAGTTCGAGAGGAAGCTGTGTAAACACTTTACCAGAGTAGAGATCCGTGGTAAGCGAGGGAGAAAGGTCCCTGTCCTCCTCAAACCTTCATTGGTTTCTGCCATGGAGCTGCTTGTTGAAACACGTGAGGCTTGTGGTGTCCCAAATGAGAATCCTTTTATGTTTGCCAGATCTGGTGCAATGTCTGCCTACAGAGGAGGAGAGTGCATAAGTAAAGCTGCTCGTGAATGTGGCATTAAGAATCCTGAAGCTCTTTCCTCAACCAGGCTCAGGAAACACATAGCTACCATGTCAAAGATTCTCAACCTTGATGAAAATGAAGCAGATCAACTGGCTGATTTTCTCGGTCACGATATAAGGATCCACAGACAGTATTACCGGTTACCAGAGGGGACATTGCAGCTGGCAAAAATGAGTAAGGTCTTAATGGCAATGGAGAAAGGAACACTGTCCAGCTTTAAAGGAAAGAGACTTGATGACATTGAAATCGACCCAAATG AGCAACTTGAGGCCGAAGGTGATACAATGTCAAGTGATGAAGAGGATTGTAGTGACCTACCTCAGACAACATCACCAGTACCAGCAGAGACTGATCAACCATCTGCTTCACAGAAAGATCaag
- the LOC141349239 gene encoding uncharacterized protein isoform X1: protein MEYSGSAYSDSDVTDYSDVDYIPQISSDESDGSASGQSKAERSSDGSNNKSECSDPRPNKRLRHTKSTLSKRKAEEAGSSSAKCMTAVSSKRMKCQTEETKTSSDKKTLVQSMPSPQKKSRSYNKKQYCLYCSKPYAKMARHLEFVHRNEVEVAKAVAFPKRSKERRVQLNLLRKRGNFAHNTDVVRKGEGEMIACYRPKKCKNPKEFIHCIHCQGLYNKLSLWKHIQNCPLKPKDDDAQGRKRVRSLCALKTPVGLEVSKGFKKVLSLMNYDEVSRVIHSDRCIMQLGEHMFNRMGSDVTKHDYIRQKMREVGRLLLEARRITPLKTMEDFMIPANFKHVISAVKVVSGFDEEKNSYRIPSLALKLGHSLKKIFSIVESNAMMYGDHERAECARDFRKVHQARWNEYISAGAITTLKEAKWNAPQIIPFTQDVKVLHAHLEKKRDKFLNKLKNCPSADSYAALAKVTLSQVILFNRRREGEVSRMLFSAFQSRDSSELHEDIAICLSEFERKLCKHFTRVEIRGKRGRKVPVLLKPSLVSAMELLVETREACGVPNENPFMFARSGAMSAYRGGECISKAARECGIKNPEALSSTRLRKHIATMSKILNLDENEADQLADFLGHDIRIHRQYYRLPEGTLQLAKMSKVLMAMEKGTLSSFKGKRLDDIEIDPNEQLEAEGDTMSSDEEDCSDLPQTTSPVPAETDQPSASQKDQGKKIFKLHKQQEMANPELLNTIPIGNSSKTGAFQNLSLLYSQFEEIDKHILCDFVICSLILPTLLCAKPAMKFTYTV from the exons ATGGAG tATTCTGGGAGTGCCTACAGTGATTCAGATGTTACGGACTACAGTGATGTTGACTACATACCCCAGATCAGCTCAGATGAATCAGatggaagtgcttctggacaaAGCAAGGCTGAAAGAAGTTCAGATGGATCAAACAATAAGTCTGAATGTAGTGATCCTAGACCCAACAAACGTTTAAGACATACTAAATcaaccctttcaaaaaggaaAGCTGAAGAGGCAGGTAGTtcatctgccaaatgtatgACAGCAGTGTCATCAAAAAGGATGAAATGCCAAACTGAAGAGACCAAAACCTCATCTGACAAAAAGACTTTGGTTCAGTCAATGCCATCACCACAAAAAAAGAGCAGGtcatataacaaaaaacagtatTGCCTTTATTGCTCTAAGCCATATGCAAAAATGGCAAGACACCTTGAGTTTGTACATCGCAATGAAGTAGAGGTTGCAAAGGCTGTAGCTTTCCCAAAACGTTCCAAAGAACGAAGAGTCCAGTTAAACCTTCTTAGAAAAAGGGGCAACTTTGCCCACAACACAGATGTGGTGAGAAAAGGGGAAGGTGAGATGATTGCCTGCTACCgtccaaaaaagtgcaaaaACCCCAAAGAATTTATCCACTGTATTCACTGTCAAGGCCTTTACAACAAGCTCAGCCTATGGAAACACATTCAAAACTGTCCACTTAAACCGAAGGATGATGATGCTCAGGGCAGAAAAAGAGTAAGATCTCTTTGTGCCCTAAAAACACCTGTTGGCTTAGAGGTGAGTAAAGGTTTCAAGAAAGTACTTTCCCTGATGAACTATGACGAAGTTTCACGGGTGATTCATAGTGACAGATGCATCATGCAACTGGGAGAGCACATGTTTAACAGGATGGGATCTGATGTGACCAAACATGACTACATCCGACAGAAAATGAGAGAAGTTGGCAGACTTCTTCTTGAAGCAAGAAGGATAACCCCACTGAAAACAATGGAGGACTTCATGATACCAGCAAACTTCAAACATGTCATATCAGCTGTGAAAGTTGTGTCTGGCTTTGACGAAGAGAAGAACTCTTACCGCATTCCCTCTTTAGCCCTCAAACTTGGACATTCTTTAAAAAAGATCTTTAGCATTGTTGAAAGTAATGCGATGATGTATGGAGACCATGAGCGTGCTGAGTGTGCTCGAGACTTCAGAAAAGTACACCAAGCAAGGTGGAATGAATACATTTCTGCTGGTGCTATAACTACATTGAAGGAAGCCAAGTGGAATGCACCACAGATCATTCCTTTCACTCAGGATGTCAAAGTCCTGCACGCACATCTAGAAAAGAAACGGGATAAATTCCTTAATAAACTTAAAAACTGCCCGTCTGCAGACAGCTATGCTGCTTTGGCCAAAGTCACACTCTCCCAAGTTATCCTGTTCAATAGACGAAGAGAAGGTGAGGTGTCACGGATGCTTTTTTCAGCTTTTCAAAGCCGGGATTCTTCTGAGCTGCATGAAGACATAGCCATCTGTCTTTCTGAGTTCGAGAGGAAGCTGTGTAAACACTTTACCAGAGTAGAGATCCGTGGTAAGCGAGGGAGAAAGGTCCCTGTCCTCCTCAAACCTTCATTGGTTTCTGCCATGGAGCTGCTTGTTGAAACACGTGAGGCTTGTGGTGTCCCAAATGAGAATCCTTTTATGTTTGCCAGATCTGGTGCAATGTCTGCCTACAGAGGAGGAGAGTGCATAAGTAAAGCTGCTCGTGAATGTGGCATTAAGAATCCTGAAGCTCTTTCCTCAACCAGGCTCAGGAAACACATAGCTACCATGTCAAAGATTCTCAACCTTGATGAAAATGAAGCAGATCAACTGGCTGATTTTCTCGGTCACGATATAAGGATCCACAGACAGTATTACCGGTTACCAGAGGGGACATTGCAGCTGGCAAAAATGAGTAAGGTCTTAATGGCAATGGAGAAAGGAACACTGTCCAGCTTTAAAGGAAAGAGACTTGATGACATTGAAATCGACCCAAATG AGCAACTTGAGGCCGAAGGTGATACAATGTCAAGTGATGAAGAGGATTGTAGTGACCTACCTCAGACAACATCACCAGTACCAGCAGAGACTGATCAACCATCTGCTTCACAGAAAGATCaaggtaaaaaaatctttaaactaCACAAACAGCAAGAAATGGCAAACCCTGAATTACTAAATACAATACCTATAGGCAACAGTAGCAAGACAGGAGCTTTTCAAAATTTGAGTTTGTTGTACAGTCAGTTTGAAGAAATAGATAAACATATATTATGTGATTTTGTCATTTGTTCACTAATTCTGCCTACACTGTTATGTGCAAAACCTGCAATGAAATTCacatacacagtatga